One region of Oryza sativa Japonica Group chromosome 10, ASM3414082v1 genomic DNA includes:
- the LOC4348062 gene encoding disease resistance protein RPM1: MAEAVILLVVKKIGAALGNEVINQASSLYRNLFAQLAELQGSMSRICRELRLMHEFLCRMDVRNRNDQAYEIWVDEVRKLAHGIEDIVDEYLHLVRQRHDKGWSFYLKKGINQPEALRSLNRMVCLIKEAESSLVHLFQVKDRWIPNASPGYANNSGYIVEKSQHLASTSRSICEDLVGIEENRDTLFNWMREDGMACSTIVLHGMGGLGKTALTANVYKHEQEYYDCHAWVSVSQTYSLMELLKKLSVQLFHEENIQSNIGSIDIINLQEILRRFLEEKKYLIVLDDVWTPEVIIDMSRALAQNFKGSRLLITTRIGNVAEFASEGRVLTLEGLSEGKSWELFCKKAFRREANHECPTELKNLATQMLNKCKGLPLAIVSVGSLLSVREKNPTEWRRIYDQLSWELNNNPGLDHVRNILYLSFIYLPTYLKSCFLYCTLFPEDYILHRKMLLRLWIAEGFIEEKGENTFEDVAEGYLIELVHRNMLQLMECNSFGRIKSCKMHDIVRELAIDLSQKQSFGLAYYEYGNRCSTMDTSIRRLAVAKCSNNILSSICLPRLRSCIVFDKAMPSLRIIKSISDKSKYIVVLELRGLAIEKVPDAVGCLFNLRYLGLRHSKVKFLPKSVERLSNLLTLDIFNSYIQELPQGIVKLKSLRHLLVERINDPSWRDFRSRHGVCIPKGLSNFTNLQTLHAIEAQDRTVKDLGELTQLKSLRVWNVKEIHCERLCVSILKMRFLYHIHIAACDESEVQLNKLDPPPLSLQKLCLRGRLAEGTLESPLFQTGGQKLRGLFLVWSQLKQDPLPPISRLCNLTQLNLTRAYVGELLIFRSGWFPSLKFLLLRDLPNLHRLEIEEGAGIGIRVLQLRHLDKLMDIPPGIEFLPSLQRLCFVHISEDFLALLNRCSRLKHIQWWYSTHDQPLTKKSQS, translated from the exons ATGGCAGAAGCAGTGATACTTTTAGTTGTGAAGAAAATTGGTGCTGCTCTAGGAAATGAAGTAATCAACCAAGCAAGTTCACTGTACAGAAACTTGTTTGCACAGCTTGCAGAACTCCAAGGCAGCATGAGCCGCATATGTCGTGAGCTTAGGTTGATGCATGAATTTCTTTGCAGAATGGACGTACGCAATCGAAATGATCAGGCATATGAAATTTGGGTGGATGAGGTGCGGAAGCTAGCACATGGAATTGAGGACATAGTAGATGAGTATCTACACTTAGTAAGGCAGAGACATGACAAAGGATGGAGCTTTTATCTGAAGAAGGGAATCAATCAACCTGAAGCTTTGCGTTCATTAAACCGGATGGTCTGCCTCATAAAGGAAGCAGAGTCCAGTCTCGTCCACCTATTTCAAGTAAAAGATCGATGGATTCCTAATGCAAGCCCTGGGTATGCCAACAATTCTGGCTATATTGTCGAGAAGTCCCAACATCTAGCAAGTACTTCCCGTTCTATTTGCGAAGATCTCGTGGGAATCGAAGAAAACAGAGATACATTGTTCAATTGGATGAGAGAAGATGGGATGGCATGCTCTACAATAGTTCTTCATGGCATGGGAGGCCTTGGTAAAACAGCTCTAACTGCAAATGTGTACAAGCATGAACAAGAATATTATGACTGTCATGCATGGGTATCTGTTTCACAAACATATTCGCTGATGGAGCTCTTAAAAAAGCTAAGCGTCCAGCTTTTTCATGAGGAAAATATTCAGAGTAATATTGGCAGTATCGACATAATCAATCTTCAGGAGATACTTAGGAGATTCCTTGAAGAGAAGAAATACTTGATAGTGTTGGACGATGTTTGGACACCAGAAGTAATCATCGATATGTCAAGAGCTCTTGCTCAGAATTTTAAGGGAAGTAGATTGCTGATTACTACACGTATTGGTAATGTTGCAGAATTCGCATCGGAAGGACGTGTGCTAACACTAGAGGGTTTGTCAGAAGGAAAGTCTTGGGAACTTTTTTGTAAGAAAGCTTTCCGGAGAGAAGCAAATCACGAATGTCCCACTGAGCTGAAGAATTTGGCGACACAAATGTTGAACAAGTGTAAAGGCTTGCCTCTTGCTATTGTGTCTGTTGGAAGCCTATTGTCCGTGCGTGAGAAGAATCCAACAGAATGGAGACGAATTTATGACCAACTCAGTTGGGAGCTGAATAACAACCCAGGCTTAGACCACGTTAGGAATATTCTGTACTTAAGCTTCATATACCTCCCAACTTATCTGAAGAGTTGTTTCCTGTATTGTACCTTGTTTCCAGAGGACTATATTCTTCATCGGAAGATGCTTTTAAGGTTATGGATTGCAGAGGGGTTCATTGAGGAAAAGGGTGAGAATACATTCGAAGATGTGGCGGAAGGCTATTTAATTGAGCTGGTTCACAGAAATATGCTGCAGCTTATGGAATGCAACTCATTTGGCAGAATAAAATCCTGTAAGATGCATGACATTGTTCGTGAGTTGGCGATTGACCTGTCTCAGAAACAAAGTTTTGGTCTTGCATACTACGAGTATGGAAATCGTTGTAGTACCATGGACACAAGCATACGCCGTCTCGCGGTAGCTAAATGCAGCAATAATATTTTATCAAGTATATGCTTACCTCGTCTTCGATCTTGCATTGTATTTGATAAGGCCATGCCATCCTTGAGAATAATTAAGTCAATATCAGACAAGTCAAAGTACATTGTTGTACTAGAACTACGTGGGCTGGCGATTGAAAAAGTGCCAGATGCTGTTGGATGCCTTTTCAACCTACGCTATTTGGGTTTGCGCCATTCGAAGGTGAAGTTTCTCCCCAAGTCCGTGGAGAGGCTCTCCAACTTATTGACGTTGGATATTTTCAACTCCTACATACAAGAACTGCCTCAAGGAATAGTCAAGCTGAAGAGTCTGAGGCACTTACTTGTTGAGAGAATCAATGATCCGTCATGGAGGGATTTTAGAAGTCGCCACGGTGTTTGCATCCCAAAGGGTCTTTCGAATTTCACAAATCTGCAGACATTACATGCAATTGAAGCACAGGACCGGACTGTTAAAGACTTGGGGGAGTTGACACAGCTAAAAAGCTTAAGGGTGTGGAATGTGAAGGAAATCCACTGTGAACGCCTCTGCGTGTCTATACTTAAGATGAGATTTTTGTACCACATTCATATAGCTGCATGTGACGAGAGTGAGGTTCAACTGAATAAGCTAGATCCCCCACCGCTAAGCCTTCAGAAACTCTGTTTGAGAGGGAGATTGGCAGAGGGGACACTTGAGTCTCCTCTTTTCCAAACTGGTGGACAGAAATTGCGTGGACTTTTTCTTGTTTGGTCTCAGTTGAAACAAGATCCCCTCCCGCCTATCTCTCGATTATGTAATCTGACACAGCTGAATCTTACAAGAGCATATGTTGGGGAACTGTTAATATTCAGGAGCGGTTGGTTTCCCAGTTTGAAGTTTCTGTTACTGCGGGACTTGCCTAATCTACATCGGTTAGAGATTGAGGAAGGTGCCGGGATAGGTATTCGTGTTTTGCAGCTTAGACACCTTGACAAGCTGATGGATATTCCACCTGGCATCGAGTTTCTTCCATCCCTCCAACGTCTATGCTTTGTCCATATCAGTGAAGATTTCCTTGCATTGCTAAATCGGTGTTCTAGGCTCAAGCACATTCAGTGGTGGTATTCAACGCATGATCAGCCTCTGACGAAGAAAT CTCAATCTTGA
- the LOC136353696 gene encoding uncharacterized protein gives MDRRIFASVYSLVTGEWGDAIFTGPVSTIYHFGSPAILVGNALYWLLSVSGHHILEFNLETLTLAVTDGNWPETNFSSDCRYCIMRREDDNVSLAILSYSGFQMWERKVTLGGAAKWVLRKTVKLHGILGLSSAVQREKIDIVGYAEDLNAFILVVDMAFYMVQVDSMQFKKLFDCNVITCCHPFTSFYTAV, from the exons ATGGATAGGCGAATCTTTGCCTCCGTTTACTCATTGGTGACCGGCGAATGGGGTGATGCCATTTTCACAGGGCCTGTATCCACCATCTACCATTTTGGTTCACCTGCCATACTTGTTGGCAATGCCCTCTATTGGTTGCTATCTGTGTCCGGGCATCACATTCTTGAGTTCAATCTCGAAACGTTGACCCTAGCTGTGACCGATGGCAATTGGCCAGAGACGAATTTTTCTAGCGATTGCCGCTATTGTATCATGCGTAGGGAGGATGATAATGTCAGCCTTGCCATTCTGTCGTACAGCGGATTCCAAATGTGGGAGAGGAAGGTCACTCTTGGAGGTGCCGCGAAATGGGTGCTACGGAAGACTGTCAAGCTGCATGGCATTCTTGGGCTGAGTTCTGCTGTGCAGAGAGAGAAAATAGATATTGTGGGATATGCTGAGGATCTTAATGCGTTTATTTTAGTGGTGGATATGGCTTTCTACATGGTCCAAGTTGACTCAATGCAGTTCAAGAAACTCTTTGATTGCAATGTCATCACCTGCTGTCATCCCTTCACAAGTTTCTACACTGCAG TATGA
- the LOC107278283 gene encoding disease resistance protein RGA2 produces MEHVVSAVTGELVTRFISYLMSKYSRRHEISEEKQLKRLQQLLLRVSMVVEEADGRYITNSGMLMQLKALADAMYRGHHVLDMFRCRTLIQEDPIKEVSNPFPPLKRFCKIVDASGKDKARHLELHRTLEILETAVDHMAEFVVLLGGCDRMSRRPYDTYLYIDNFMFGRHSEKQRLLNFLLEYNPPGVQPAVLPIIGALGVGKKTLVAHVCADERVQSQFSSILHLNEGDLLGIAHNHTLLAGNILMVVEFVSDVNEMNWEEFYKSVAQMNEGSKVVTISRLRKSEKLGTVKPMFLNNHSDEELSYLFKMLAFGSANPKDHPRLVQISEENCHADAVHRDTCRSKCYCRCIEREFGCQFLAWQIKNVHYTD; encoded by the coding sequence ATGGAGCATGTCGTATCAGCAGTAACCGGTGAACTGGTCACCCGGTTCATCTCCTACCTCATGAGCAAGTACTCAAGAAGACATGAAATCTCAGAGGAGAAGCAGCTGAAAAGACTGCAGCAGCTTCTCCTACGAGTTTCCATGGTTGTCGAGGAGGCAGATGGGCGATACATCACCAACTCCGGGATGCTGATGCAGCTGAAGGCACTTGCTGATGCCATGTACAGAGGCCACCATGTCCTGGACATGTTCAGGTGCAGGACCCTAATTCAGGAGGATCCCATCAAGGAGGTTAGCAACCCATTTCCTCCCCTCAAACGTTTTTGCAAAATTGTTGATGCTTCTGGAAAGGACAAGGCCAGGCACCTTGAGTTGCACAGAACTTTGGAAATATTAGAAACTGCTGTTGATCACATGGCAGAATTTGTTGTTCTTTTGGGTGGATGCGATCGGATGTCAAGGAGACCATATGATACCTATCTTTACATAGATAACTTCATGTTTGGCCGTCATTCTGAAAAGCAGAGGCTCCTGAATTTCCTATTGGAATACAACCCTCCTGGTGTGCAGCCTGCTGTTCTTCCAATCATTGGTGCTCTTGGAGTTGGGAAGAAAACTCTGGTTGCGCATGTATGCGCCGACGAGAGGGTTCAATCACAGTTTTCTTCCATTTTGCATTTGAATGAAGGTGATCTTTTGGGAATAGCACACAATCATACTCTCTTGGCAGGGAACATTTTGATGGTTGTGGAGTTTGTTTCAGATGTGAATGAGATGAATTGGGAGGAATTCTATAAATCCGTGGCACAAATGAATGAGGGAAGCAAGGTGGTAACCATAAGCAGACTTAGAAAATCAGAGAAACTTGGAACTGTAAAGCCAATGTTTCTTAACAACCATTCAGATGAAGAATTGAGCTACCTCTTCAAAATGCTCGCATTTGGAAGTGCGAACCCTAAGGACCATCCACGATTAGTACAAATATCTGAAGAAAATTGCCATGCAGATGCAGTTCATAGGGACACTTGCCGCAGCAAATGCTACTGCAGATGCATTGAGAGGGAATTTGGATGTCAATTTCTGGCTTGGCAGATTAAAAATGTGCATTACActgactga
- the LOC4348063 gene encoding uncharacterized protein gives MSDHGDEMTCRRQRRRRRTSPAAPAPPPVLPPDNDDLIQEILLRLPSHPSSLPRASLVCKQWRRLVSDPAFLRRFRARHRDPPLLGVFKDELHHPVFRSVLDPPDLIPPDRFALRLDDYRAASLLGCRHGLVLIFNYNTCEFLVWDPVSGDRRRVAVPQELDGGERSVMNGAVLCAAGDDGHVHGGGFRSCHFKVVLIGASKMDGRIFASIYSSVTGEWGDAIFTGPVSTIYYFGSPAILVGNSLYWLLSVWGPHILEFNLETSTLAVIDGNWPQMNFSSDCHYCIMRGEDGNVGLAILSYRGFQMWERKVTLGGAAKWVLWKTVKLHDILGLSSAVQREKTDIVGYSEDPNAFILVVDTDFYMFRVDSMQSKKLFDCNVVTRCHPFTSFYTAAMEAIGPDE, from the exons ATGAGTGACCATGGCGACGAAATGACCtgccgccggcagcggcggcggcggcggacatccccggcggcgccggcgccgccgccggtgcttcCGCCGGACAACGACGACCTCATCCAGgagatcctcctccgcctcccctcgcatccctcctccctcccccgcgcctccctcgtcTGCAAGCAGTGGCGCCGCCTCGTCTCCGACcccgccttcctccgccgcttccgCGCCCGCCACCGGGATCCCCCCCTCCTCGGCGTCTTCAAGGACGAGCTCCACCACCCCGTCTTCAGATCCGTCCTCGACCCGCCGGATCTCATCCCGCCCGACCGCTTCGCGCTGCGGCTCGACGACTACCGCGCCGCGAGCCTCCTCGGCTGCCGCCACGGCCTCGTCCTCATCTTCAACTACAACACCTGCGAGTTCCTCGTGTGGGATCCCGTTTCCGGCGATCGCCGCCGCGTGGCCGTTCCGCAGGAGCTCGACGGTGGGGAGAGATCCGTCATGAACGGCGCGGTGCTTtgtgccgccggcgacgacggccacgtgcacggcggcggcttccgGTCCTGCCACTTCAAGGTGGTCTTGATCGGCGCCAGCAAGATGGATGGGCGAATCTTCGCCTCAATTTACTCATCGGTGACCGGCGAATGGGGTGATGCCATCTTCACAGGGCCTGTATCCACCATCTACTATTTTGGTTCACCTGCCATACTTGTTGGCAACTCACTCTATTGGTTGCTATCTGTGTGGGGGCCTCACATTCTTGAGTTCAATCTCGAGACGTCGACCCTAGCTGTGATCGATGGCAATTGGCCACAGATGAATTTTTCTAGCGATTGCCACTATTGTATCATGCGTGGGGAGGATGGTAATGTCGGCCTTGCCATTCTGTCGTACCGCGGATTCCAAATGTGGGAGAGGAAGGTCACTCTTGGAGGTGCCGCGAAATGGGTGCTGTGGAAGACTGTCAAGCTGCATGACATTCTTGGGCTGAGTTCTGCTGTGCAGAGAGAGAAAACAGATATCGTGGGATATTCCGAGGATCCTAATGCGTTTATTTTAGTGGTGGATACGGATTTCTACATGTTCCGAGTTGACTCAATGCAGTCCAAGAAACTTTTTGATTGCAATGTCGTCACCCGCTGTCATCCCTTCACAAGTTTCTACACTGCAG CAATGGAAGCCATTGGACCAGACGAGTGA